Genomic segment of Gopherus flavomarginatus isolate rGopFla2 chromosome 2, rGopFla2.mat.asm, whole genome shotgun sequence:
AAGTTGAGTATAGTTCTTGAGAGTTCTGTTGGAATAAATGTTCATGAATGTAAAACAACTTGTCCTGGAGGtttgaatgtttgtaaagcatgttTTTGGTGATATTTTTATAATAGGTGttatgaatattttaattttgtgtgtatcaaaagaataattttttaaaggttttagCATGAATGGTGGACCTTAAATTGTTTTAATAATTTCCAGAAGCATTATACACTGCACACCATTGATACTTAACTGTAATATTACCACACTgcaataaatattaaatacagaTTTGAATGAGCCTCGTTATCTTTCAGATGTGATAAATGGTGTCAAAGGTATATTTAACTAATGTTTTATAGTTAGTCATAGTCTAAATATAGAAATACTGTGGCATCTAAACTTCCCATGAGGTGGATGTTTCATTTATATAGTATGTGTTTGAAAAGTAAAGAACAAACTGGTTCAGGAGTGGTATAATCGTACTGATAGCTGCACGTAGATAGGGTGATATGGTTATAACCTTAATCTGAGTTTTTTATCCCAGTCTTCTTTTGTGTTCATAACTGAACTTTAATGTAAGACTAGACCTTAAGGTTAAGGTACCAACTGATTCTTTTCTTTGCTCTGTACAGCACAGAGCACAGTGTTTGCACTTAGTGAAAAAAACAATAGACCAGAGTTATACGGTAACTAGTTTCGCATGAACAGATTTTGCCACCTGATCTGTGGCTATTGAATAGACAAATAACTGTATATCTGTCTCCTACTAGTCATTTCAGATAATGGAATGACTTTTGAGCACTAATAAATAACCAAGCCTTTGAGTCAAAAAAGACCATTTCTTCCTTAGCCATTTTACCTTAAGAAAAAGCTACGAACACTGGGCCTAGTCCATCAGATAATACCAGGTGTAATACTTACTgctgtgaatagtcccactgaaatctatggaaCTATTTTCTGCAGGTAAGCACTACACCCTAGTAGTGTTTGCAGCATTAGGTTGGTTTTCTGCAGGTCActgctgcccccacacagctGTGCTGTTAATAAGTATacttccagattatgaacaaatttAGATGACTAAACTGACTTAAATATATGCAGTTATTTTCAATGGCAGTTCTGCCTCTTGGACCCTCACTGTCAGTAGAACTGCACAGCAAAGGTGGTCAGTTTGTTCATGGAGTATAATTCAGAATACTAAACCTGTATCCACACACAAACTAAAGATTCATGTACTTGCAGCAATAATGTAAATAACCTGTTCATTCCATAATGAATACATTTTTCCTGTGAGACTTCATAGCCTTAAAACCTCTTTGTACAAGTAACAATATACATGGCTTGACCTGATTTAGGGTTATCTTACAGCTGGAACTCTTAACTGTTGTCTAGAGGTTTTAAATTTAATAGCAAAATTTAGCTTcccttgttttgtttgttatgCTACTTGAGAACCATGATAGGAAATGGTCTACTTGTTGTTAAGAGTTCAGTCACTGGTGGATACAGTTAGCTTGAACTGTTATAAATAGTAATTACTGACAACATTTGTACAGCAGAATGTAGTCGGAGCAGGAAGGTATACTTTATACCCATTACACTGGCAGAAATGAATTTTAGCCCTATTAATGAATACCAAAGTGTTGCCTCCATTTTCTTTTGAGatgtttaaaatgtttatagTGCACTAAATAAGCCTACTTGTTTTTCTTCCCTAATTTAATAACAGTATGgaaattaaactttttaaaaagttgtactTAAAGCACACCTCCAGTCTGGGTTTTACTGAAGAATCACCATTTCAtattaagaacaggagtacagactaacacggctgctacgcTGAAATTTTCATATTAATACTACTACGCATGGTTGTAACTCCTGGGAAGTACAGCTCCACCTGTTGCATTTACTCTCAACCCCTGGCTCCAAAGCATAGGGCAAAGACATGAAGCAGAAGtgattaaaaatgcttttttattcTTAGAAATGCTGTAAAAATTGATATAAAAGGTTGAGCATGCTCAGTCTTTTTCCTCCTACTATCTACAGTATAAAGGAGTTTTGAATCATTTTTACAAATGTACCATAGCTGCATCAATATgaataaaatgtagaaaaaggacaaaaacgactattacaaaaataatttaaggGGAAAACCACAAACGTttagcttttttccctttctctctctatatatatataaatttttttTGCAAGTTTGGCGGTTAAAAACACAGGCCGAGCCCAATCTTGCTACAACATTCAAAAGAAACTGAAACCCAGCACAATTTCACTGttgtctcttcctctctcccttaATGCCGCTTAGGGAGCCGACAGGAGCCGAGCAGCAGCGGCCCCTCCGCAATCCCGAGGCGCCGTCCCCACCGCAGGTAGGCCAGTCCTGTCTCTGCAGCGCCGGCTGCTCCGTGCAGGTCTCCGAGGTATTAGTAGGCTAAGGCAGTCCCTGCCCACGGGGTTACCGGCAGTCGGTGCCCGAGCCGGGCTGCAGGAAGGAGGCGCCAGGCAGCTGCTTGAAGAAGTGCCTGAGGCTGGTCAAGTCCCGGCTCAGCTGCTCGATCTTCTTGTGCAGCTTCTCGTTCTCGGCCGACAGCTCCAGCAGCTTCTGCTGCATCTCCTGGTTGCGGCGCTTCGCCTTGTCGCGGCTCTTGCGCACGGCGATGTTGTTGCGCTCCCGGCGCTGCCGGTACTCGGGGCTGAACCTGTCCACCCACTTCTTGCCGCTGCGCTCCTTGCCCGCCGCCGCCGGCTGCCCCTGCccgcaggaggaggaggacgaggggGACCTGGTGCTGCAGCTGGAGGGCGAGCTGCTGCCCGCGGGCTCGGGCGAGGTGGGCGGCGTGGGCTGCCCGCTCAGGTTCATGATGGTCTGGGCGCAGGTGGCGACCTGCGAGGGCAGCAGCGAGGCGGAGAGGTCCCTGTCGCTCCAGTCTGGCTCCCGCTTCAGGGCGGCCCGCGGGGCAGAGGAGGAACCGGGCCGGGGCTCGCCACCCAGCAGGGCGCCGCCGAAGTCCTTGGCGGGGTCGCGGGCCGCCGGCGGTAGGTACTCGCCGTAGTCGCCGCCCCGCTCCGCCTTGTGGTTGCTGTTGAAGAGGTCGGCGAAGAGCTCGTCGTTGCACAGCTCCAGGTTGGGCACCGCCGACATGGAGTCGATGTAGGAGCTGAAGTCGATGGCGCTCTCGTCCTCGTACATGGCCGGGGCGGCGGCGCTCAGCTCGGCCAGGCTGCTGGTGCCGCCGCCCCCCTGCTCCTCGGCACTCATGCCGCCGCTCCCGGGCTtgcaggaggggctcagcccGCCGCCGCCCGCCTTAGTGTCGTAGAAGTTGGCCGGCTCGAGGGACCAGTTCCTGTAGCATGCCGGGGAGTCCAGGCTGTACAGGGCGGCGGCGCTCATCGGAGCGCGGGCAGGGGCTGCACACGAGTTACAGGGGGCTCGGGCTCCGGGCTCCGCGGGCTGGTAGCGCCGCAACAGGTGAGTGGCTCCCCCTCCGCTGGCACGCTTGGCTGGAGGCTGCTCCTCGGCTCACCCTGCCCGGCGCCTTCACCGCAGAGCAAGCGGCGGAGTGTCACGCTGGGGCCGCCAAGAGCGCCCAGTCCTGGGCCGACGAGGAGTTTGCTCCGAAATCGGGGGTAGCGAGTCTGAACCTGGGAGCAGCCGCCCGCCCCGCTTTTATgcagccccggccccgccccctgccccagtgaCGGGGAGCGAGTGTTCCAGgaatccctggggccccgggGCGGTGCAGCGCTAGGGGAGGGCTCGGCCCTGCGCCGCTgccctggggggggcggggagcagcgtAACCTAGAGCTTAGGCTGTGCCTCGTAAATCTGCTGCAGCAGCAAGTGGGGGGGTGGTGAGGCTGCTTCCGCCACAGAGCCAGAGCCCGTGCAGGCtccgctggctgctgctggcaacGCGCCTGTGGTGCCAGTGCCTGGGACGGGCGGCAGGACTTGCTGTTCTCATTCCCACCTTCCTGTTTATCGGAGTTCGCGCTGCTCGggttcctggggaggggaaggggggcgggggcgaGAAACCACTTGCCCTGAAACAGACACGCACAACGCACGTGGGCTGCAAACGTCCCCCCTGGGCAGGCCCAGGGTAACTGTTAAGCCCCAAGACCAGTGCCAAGTAATTGAGAGCCAGAGGCGAGCGGCTGAGGCAAAGCTCAGCGTCGCCGGGGCAGAGCGTGTCCGAGGCGAGGACGGCCGCGGTTTCCGGGGATGGAGCTGGGTTACAGGCTGACAAGGAGAGTCTCGCcttcacccgggggggggggggggtgggtgcCTGGTGAGGCGGCGGCGAGCGAGTCTTCGCCTGCTGCACCTGAATCTGTGCGTACCTCGCAGTTTGTGTAGTGCCGTGAGCGGCATCAGACGTGGGTTAGCGGGAAACTACGCCTGGCCGATGAATCCCCCCACCCCGTAGCAAGGCTCCGCTCCTGTGCAGCCGCTCTCTTTTATAAAGGTGCTCACACGTGCATTGTAGCAGTGCGGTGTTGCACGTTGGCGTTTCGACAGGTTAAGTGGCACGTACACAATGCATGAaacagtcgggggggggggatagTCTTGTGCTGTTTGACCACGTGCTAGATTTTAGCACCATAGAAAATTCGTTCTCTGCATGAAAACCATGAAGTGCTTTGCCTCCTTGGTACGCGTTGCTCTCTTGTGGCTGAATAGTGCATATTTTTGTATCTGTCACCTCAGTCTACGATGTAGGTCACTTTAAAAATttgtagggggaggaggagggagtgttATACTGCCACCTACAGCCACGGTTGGCAACGCACTGGTGCCCCGGTTCCTAGTTACGATTTTTATCATCACATCGTAGCTAATGCGAAGCGTTTTCCTCGAGGTAACTCGTGAGTAATGTAAATAGTGAAAATGTAAAGTGTGCTGCGTTAGCAATACAGTCATTTCTCTGTTTCGTTTTTGAGGAGACGCTGTAGAATTACAACAATGGTTTGCGCGGTTTTGATGCTAATAATTAGCGTCCGCACAGCCTTGTGACCGGGTTGCAGCTGATGACACTATAAAATAACACTCCAAAATAGTTAATCAGAGTTTCCTACCAAAGAAGGAATGacgagaaaagaaaagaaaaacttgtAAGTAGAACTGACCTGAAAACTGAATTGTATGCACTATAGCCAAGCATTTATGGGCAATGAAACTGTCCCTATCCTTTCCCAGAGGTTCCAGGATAGTAATATACCTGCCAGCATTTTCATCAGGAGCCCTTATGACAGGGGATTTATGCCATGCTAGATATGCCAGTTCACAGTCACTAACAGCTGAGGGGTCGGGTGGGGGGTGTCTGATACCATGGCCTCAGGGGCAAAACCCAATCTActttaatgagagttttgcttcAGCAATCACTGCAGGCACATACTGAAAAGCTTGTCTTCCTAAATACCTACCTCTAAAAGTGGATATTATCACCACACAGGTTTATAGGGCTGTTGTTGTGGGCTTTTAAAGAGCTGCCGCCTCCCCAAAAAGAGAATTTGAGGGCAGCAGTGAACAAAGTATTCCGCTTGCtctgaaacaaacattttgaGATCTTCCAGGCTGAAAGGTACTGTAAAAACATAAAAAGaactaggagtacttgtggcaccttagagtctaacaaatttatttgttagtctctaaggtgccacaagtactggttctttttgctgatacagactaacatggctaccactctgaaatctgtaaAAACATCGTCATTAAACGTTCTGTATGTAACTAATTATTAAGCTCAGAAATTTTTGGTGATGGGGAAGCTAATAAAAACACTATTAGAATTTAGGAAATCTTCCTGCTGGTTTGCAGGCTAGTATTGTTAAATGAACACCACCTCTGTCATTCATATTGGCTGGAGGAGTGCATACCAGTGGTTGCCTGACATTTTGATGGATAAACTCTTTTGACCTGTCACACTGCCAAAGTCACTCTGAAATGTAAATGAGTGTAGAAAATACAACTTTTTCCAATGAAGGCTTTAAAGAGGAATCAGTATATATTTGTAGAATAAACATACAGACACCTGAGTGTTTCACTTTGTGAATGTCACTCTGGTGCCCTCCTGAGGTTCAGTTAGTTTAGGAGAAACTACTGTGGCTACTAAAAAGGCAAGAACTCAGCCTGACAGATTGGGACAATCTGTTTTAACTGACAATATATTTGCATTACAAGATGTTCTTTTGACAGCAATAATATTGTAAATGTACATTTATGGTGTTAGATTACGAACTAAACTGTCTTCATTTTACTCTCTAAaatttctctcttcccccattcCTCTCAGtggcctattaaaaaaaaaagttttgatgaatATACTCCTATTTCAAAATCAATAATTGATACTGGTAAATGAACAAGTATACCTGAAACAAAATaaaggtaataataattaaagataCAATTTGTAACATTTAATTTTCCCACCtcccaaacattttaaaagaatagtCCATTGGCTGCttacaaaagggaaaacaaaattgTCAAAATATGTTTGCTTGGGTTTTTTAAGAGAATTAGCTAAAGCAATTAATATTCAATATGAGTTGTCTAGTTTCTCTCTTCATAGTTAGACTTTAAAAGGACATtgctaatagggtgaccagatgagaggaagaaaatattgggacacatttgggtggggggagggagtccactggcacagcaaagaaaaaaaaagccaagtgtGCTGCTAGACgagtgaaatatcgggacaaacacctaaatattgggacagtcccgattttatcgggatgtctggtcactctagttgcTAAAGTCTGGTCTACATATATTAgtttttgtactggtataactattgcAATTAGTGGtgtgcattttttgtttgtttattttaaccaAAATAGTTACAGCAGGATACCCCTccttgtgtggatgcagttatacacCTATAAcaacttcttctttctttatgggaataagctataccagggGTTGTCAAACTTGCATCACAACCccattctgacaacaaaaattactacatgaccccaggaagggggaacTGAATCCTGAGCCAGCCTGAGCCCTAGGTGGCAGGACCAatgccaagccccactgccccgggTGGGGGAatcaaagccgaagcccaagggcctgtaacctgaagcCTAGGCCTGAAGTcccccactttggggtcctgactcacTCTCAGTTTGAGAACTACGGAGCTATACTATCTCAAGTAC
This window contains:
- the CEBPD gene encoding CCAAT/enhancer-binding protein delta, with the translated sequence MSAAALYSLDSPACYRNWSLEPANFYDTKAGGGGLSPSCKPGSGGMSAEEQGGGGTSSLAELSAAAPAMYEDESAIDFSSYIDSMSAVPNLELCNDELFADLFNSNHKAERGGDYGEYLPPAARDPAKDFGGALLGGEPRPGSSSAPRAALKREPDWSDRDLSASLLPSQVATCAQTIMNLSGQPTPPTSPEPAGSSSPSSCSTRSPSSSSSCGQGQPAAAGKERSGKKWVDRFSPEYRQRRERNNIAVRKSRDKAKRRNQEMQQKLLELSAENEKLHKKIEQLSRDLTSLRHFFKQLPGASFLQPGSGTDCR